The genomic region ACTGCTGCTGCTAAATAGCTAAAAAATCCGGCTACAGTCAAGTTATTTTGAGAAATTTGCCACGCTGCAAATAAGAGGACGAATAGAAAACTCAAAGCTTGTAAAAATCCCACTACTGGAATTTGAATAGCTTTGAGTCGTTCTGTAGAATATTTAGCTTGTAAAGTTCGTTCGGCTTCGTGACTGAATCGAGCAATTTCTCTATCTTCCGCTGCAAAGGCTTGAATAATCCGAATGCCACTAAAAACTTCAGTTAAAATTGCCGATAAATCTGAAATACGATTTTGACTTTTGAGCGAAAACTTTCTAACTCGTTCCCCAAACCAAGTAATTAAAATACCGATTAATGGCACAACTAAAATAATGGCAATTGTCAGTTGCCAATTTAGATATAACATGTAAATCGGAATTGCCACCAACTGCAAAAGACAAGGAATAAAATCGTGAAAAATTTTATTGACGACTTCTCCAATGCGATCGATATCTTCAGTCAGTCGATAAGATAAATCGCCTGCTTTTGCGGTTTCAAAGTAGCTAAGATTGAGTTTTTGTAGATGACTGTAAACTTGTTTCCTTAGATGAAAAGCAACTTTTAAAGCTGCTTTTGCCATATAAATATCTTGGATCGCTTGGGCAACTCCTCTAATCAAAAAGACAGCAGCACATAAACTAGAAAGTTGAGCGATCGCAACGACGTTACCTTCACCAAACGGTGTGGTTAACCTTCCTGCTAGATGAATTAAGGCTAAGGTAGCAATGACAAAGCCCAAAATTCCCACGCCACCCTTAGCTAGATTTTGCCATTGGGGACGGATGTATGGTAGTAGCTGCCAGTAATAAGAACGAGTTTTCAAGGTAGCGATCGCATAAATTCAGTTGTTCTTTAAATTACCAGTTTTTTACCATATGTAGGGTGCGTTAATAACAACCCTACTTCGACCTAAAGAAGCGATCGAAATGACAATAATTTATCGCCGCTGATTTCGTTTGATAATTATAATGACTAAACCAATAACTAAAGTGGCAAGTACGATTTTAGAGACAGGTGCGAGATATTCCTCTACTAATTGGTAGTTATCTCCCAAAACGTAGCCAGCAGCGGTTAATAGTCCTACCCACAATATCGTTCCTACAGTTGAGTAGATCAGGAACGGTATTATATGCATATCGCTAATTCCAGCGGGAAGGGAAATTAAGGTGCGTACCCCAGGAACCATGCGACACAAAAGTACTGCTTTAACTCCGTGTCTGTCAAACCAGTGTTTCGACCTGTCAATATCTTTACCAGTGATGGTTATCCATTTCCCGTATTTATCTGCCCAATCCCTTAATCGTTCTTCGCCTAAGAATTTACCTGCATAGTACCAAGGTAACGCTCCGATGACAGTTCCTAAAACTCCAGCCGCGATCGCACCTGCAATATTCAACTTACCTTGGGCTGCGGTAAAACCAGCCAATGGCATGATCAGTTCTGAAGGAATGGGAGGAAACAGGTTTTCTAAAAACATCAACAACCCGATTCCCAAATAACCAAGGGAAGTCATGATA from Chroococcidiopsis sp. SAG 2025 harbors:
- a CDS encoding DedA family protein; the protein is MTEWIVNIMTSLGYLGIGLLMFLENLFPPIPSELIMPLAGFTAAQGKLNIAGAIAAGVLGTVIGALPWYYAGKFLGEERLRDWADKYGKWITITGKDIDRSKHWFDRHGVKAVLLCRMVPGVRTLISLPAGISDMHIIPFLIYSTVGTILWVGLLTAAGYVLGDNYQLVEEYLAPVSKIVLATLVIGLVIIIIKRNQRR